The window gctaaattattaaatttaaataagaagaaaaatgaattACGTCATGCCTACAGTTTTTCCCACCACAGACAAAAACGTAAACATAGATgtaatatttaataaaaaaaatactcgctgggttttctcttttttttttaatacgagCCGGATTTAGTGGACAAGATAATTATATCGAGGATTAGAAGAGGTATTTTTATCGTGTTAGGTTATTGTGTTTTGTTGAGTTGGTCtgcagctgtgttgtgttgaacaatgctgtgttgtgttgaacatgctgtgttgtgttgaacatgctgtgttgtgttgaacatgctgtgttgtgttgaacatgctgtgttgtgttgaacatgctgtgttgtgttgaacatgctgtgttgtgttgaacatgctgtgttgtgttgaacatgctgtgttgtgttgaacaagctgtgttgtgttgaacatgctgtgttgtgttgaacaagctgtgttgtgttgaacatgctgtgttgtgttgaacatgctgtgttgtgttgaacatgctgtgttgtgttgaacatgctgtgttgtgttgaacatgctgtgttgtgttgaacatgctgtgttgtgttgaacatgctgtgttgtgttgaacatgctgtgttgtgttgaacaTGCTGTGTTTTGTTGAACATGCTGTGTTTTATTGAAcatgctgtgttgtgttgaacaTGCTGTGTTTTATTGAACATTGCTGTGTTGTAGTTGAAcatgctgtgttgtgttgaacatgctgtgttgtgttgaacatgctgtgttgtgttgaacatgctgtgttgtgttgaacatgctgtgttgtgttgaacatgctgtgttgtgttgaacatgctgtgttgtgttgaacatgctgtgttgtgttgaacatgctgtgttgtgttgaacatgctgtgttgtgttgaacatgctgtgttgtgttgaacatgctgtgttgtgttgaacatgctgtgttgtgttgaacaTGCTGTGTTTTGTTGAAcatgctgtgttgtgttgaacaTGCTGTGTTTTGTTGAACATGCTGTGTTTTATTGAAcatgctgtgttgtgttgaacaTGCTGTGTTTTATTGAACTTGCTGTGTTTTATTGAAcatgctgtgttgtgttgaacatgctgtgttgtgttgaacatgctgtgttgtgttgaacatgctgtgttgtgttgaacatgctgtgttgtgttgaacaTGCTGTGTTTTATTGAAcatgctgtgttgtgttgaacatgctgtgttgtgttgaacatgctgtgttgtgttgaacaTGCTGTGTTATATTGGACATTTTGTTTTGTTGAATTTGCTGTGTTTTATTGAAcatgctgtgttgtgttgaacaTGCTGTGTTATATTGGACATTTTGTTTTGTTGAACTTGCTGTGTTTTATTGaacatgttgtgttgtgttgaacaTGCTGTGTTTTATTGAAcatgctgtgttgtgttgaacatgctgtgttgtgttgaacatgctgtgttgtgttgaacatgctgtgttgtgttgaacatgctgtgttgtgttgaacatgctgtgttgtgttgaaaatgctgtgttgtgttgaacatgctgtgttgtgttgaacatgctgtgttgtgttgaacatgctgtgttgtgttgaacatattgtgttgtgttgaacatgctgtgttgtgttgaacaTGCTGTGTTTGGCGGAGTTACGGCTTAGCTGTAAACTACTTGTAATATTCTTCGTTAAGATTTATTGTGTTATAAATATGTAACGTTCAGCTGTTGAGTGTTACATTACGTAAAGATAAACTGGTGCTATTGAACATAGCCTCCACTTCGGATAGCCTTAGGACGGGATCATCCGTCTTAACAAAGACGTAGTCGATAGCCGCAGCCAGGACACTGTAGCCCCGGTCTGACATGAACTTCAGAAATGTCTCATCGAAGTTGTTATACTCGTTCTCCGCCACGATCACCCTGATGGAGATGTTGCTGTGCGTCAAGAAGTTTCTTAGGACAGGCACTTCGGTGCCCTGTATGTCCAGTACCAGGAGGTCAACGGTTGTCACGTTTAAGGCTGCTAGGTAGGAGACGAGGGGAAAgcaattcaagatggaaaacgaCTTTTCGTCCAAATAGTCGTGGTGGGTATGGTCGATGTCCTCCCGCAGCTCATGACTGTGAGCTCGGAACGAAAAAGGCGAGATCGGTTGCTTCAGTTTGGCAAAGTGAGACACGAATACTGTTTCCTTGGGGTAATACTCCGACGAGAGGCAGGTGTTTGAAGACCAAGCTTTCCGATGTTTGCTCCTCAGGGCTCTATAGCTGACTGTATCTGCTTCGATCAACAATCCCGTCCAGCCCATCTTCTCTTCCAACCACAGGGTGTTGGAAATGTATTCGCCGTCCAGCGCTCCGGCTTCGACGAAGTATCCACCCCGCTGACCCGAGAAGAGCTTGCGGAGACGCCTGTGTATCCACGGCCAGGTGAACAGGCGGTTGCCGTTGGAGAGCCAGACGTGATAGGTGAGGTTGTAGGGTAGGGCGGAGGGAGGGTCGAGGAACTGGTCCCTCAGCACCTGCAACACTCGAGGGTCGTCGCCTGCCAGAGGACCGATCATCCGCGCCAACACCTCCGTCGACGACGACGACGAACTTTCTGAGGGAACCTGAAAATAAGCAGAGTTAATGTAAGAATATTAGAATACATGAAACTGCACAAGgtatgttggcccatacgaggaagcacctcttggcccatacgaggaagctcctcttggcccatacgaggtaagcACCTCTTAGGCCCATACGTGGAAGCAcctcttggcccatacgag is drawn from Procambarus clarkii isolate CNS0578487 chromosome 90, FALCON_Pclarkii_2.0, whole genome shotgun sequence and contains these coding sequences:
- the LOC123746506 gene encoding protein Star-like, with translation MIGPLAGDDPRVLQVLRDQFLDPPSALPYNLTYHVWLSNGNRLFTWPWIHRRLRKLFSGQRGGYFVEAGALDGEYISNTLWLEEKMGWTGLLIEADTVSYRALRSKHRKAWSSNTCLSSEYYPKETVFVSHFAKLKQPISPFSFRAHSHELREDIDHTHHDYLDEKSFSILNCFPLVSYLAALNVTTVDLLVLDIQGTEVPVLRNFLTHSNISIRVIVAENEYNNFDETFLKFMSDRGYSVLAAAIDYVFVKTDDPVLRLSEVEAMFNSTSLSLRNVTLNS